In Serratia marcescens subsp. marcescens ATCC 13880, a single genomic region encodes these proteins:
- a CDS encoding threonine/serine ThrE exporter family protein, which translates to MQQTTTTATDRPEPHRQQREITRLCIQCALLLLQHGAESTVVEQLSTRLGLALGMDSVESSISANAVVLTTLSHGACLTTTRKNVDRGINMQVVTEVQHIVILAEHRLADAHDVARRFERIRPLRYPRWLVVLMVGLSCGCFSMLNGGGGDAFLVTFIASGAAMLVRQILTARQMNPLINFCLTAFVATSISGLLLRLPAFKDTSSVAMAASVLLLVPGFPLINAVADMFKGHVNTGLARWAMASLLTLATCIGVVMAMSLWDLRGWS; encoded by the coding sequence ATGCAGCAGACTACCACTACCGCCACAGACAGGCCGGAACCGCACCGGCAACAACGCGAAATCACCCGACTGTGCATTCAATGCGCGCTGCTGCTGTTGCAGCACGGCGCCGAGAGCACGGTGGTGGAACAGCTGTCGACCCGCCTGGGGCTGGCGCTGGGGATGGACAGCGTGGAAAGCTCGATCTCCGCCAATGCGGTGGTGTTGACCACTCTTAGCCATGGCGCCTGCCTGACCACCACCCGCAAGAACGTCGATCGCGGCATCAATATGCAGGTGGTGACCGAAGTGCAGCATATCGTGATCCTCGCCGAGCATCGCCTGGCGGATGCGCACGACGTGGCGCGCCGCTTTGAAAGGATCCGGCCGCTGCGCTACCCGCGCTGGCTGGTGGTATTGATGGTAGGGCTGTCCTGCGGGTGCTTCAGCATGCTCAACGGCGGCGGCGGCGACGCCTTCCTGGTGACCTTTATCGCCAGCGGCGCGGCGATGCTGGTGCGCCAGATCCTCACCGCCCGCCAGATGAATCCGCTGATCAATTTTTGCCTGACGGCATTTGTCGCGACGTCGATCTCCGGGCTGCTGCTGCGCCTGCCGGCGTTTAAAGACACCTCGAGCGTGGCGATGGCCGCCAGCGTGTTGCTGCTGGTGCCGGGCTTCCCGCTGATCAACGCGGTGGCCGACATGTTCAAGGGGCACGTCAATACCGGACTGGCGCGCTGGGCGATGGCCAGCCTGCTGACGCTGGCGACCTGTATCGGCGTGGTGATGGCGATGTCGTTGTGGGATCTGCGGGGGTGGTCATGA
- a CDS encoding threonine/serine exporter, producing MNLLWALLQEMLLAAVPALGFAMVFNVPLRALRYCALLGAIGRGSRMLMMHAGMNIEWASLLAAILIGIIGIYWSRWLLAHPKVFTVAAVIPMFPGISAYTAMITVVEISHLGYSEALMETMITNFLKASFIVGALSIGLSLPGLWLYRKRPGV from the coding sequence ATGAATCTGCTGTGGGCATTGTTGCAGGAGATGCTGTTGGCGGCGGTGCCGGCGCTGGGCTTCGCCATGGTGTTTAACGTGCCGTTGCGCGCGCTGCGCTATTGCGCATTGCTCGGGGCTATCGGGCGCGGTTCGCGCATGCTGATGATGCATGCCGGCATGAACATTGAGTGGGCCTCGCTGTTGGCGGCGATCCTGATTGGCATCATCGGCATCTACTGGTCGCGCTGGCTGTTGGCGCATCCGAAGGTGTTCACCGTGGCGGCGGTGATCCCGATGTTCCCCGGCATTTCCGCCTATACCGCGATGATAACTGTGGTGGAGATCTCGCATCTGGGCTACAGCGAAGCCCTGATGGAAACCATGATCACCAACTTCCTCAAGGCCAGTTTCATCGTCGGCGCGTTGTCGATCGGCCTGTCGTTACCGGGCCTGTGGCTGTACCGCAAACGCCCCGGCGTGTGA
- the kefF gene encoding glutathione-regulated potassium-efflux system oxidoreductase KefF, whose product MILIIYAHPYPRHSHANHRLLQAVRDLPEVEVRSLYELYPDFNIDINAEQRAVERADLVVLQHPMQWYSFPPLLKLWIDKVLEHGWAYGHDGNALVGKDCLWAVTSGGDEHHFELGDFPNFAALAQPLQATAIYCGMTWLPYFAVHNTFTCNEPALLAAGEAYRQRLVDYLMEHAEAETREASHG is encoded by the coding sequence ATGATTCTGATAATTTATGCTCACCCGTATCCCCGGCATTCGCATGCCAATCACCGCCTGCTGCAGGCGGTGAGGGATCTCCCCGAGGTGGAGGTGCGCTCGCTGTATGAGTTGTACCCCGATTTCAATATCGACATCAACGCCGAGCAGCGGGCGGTGGAGCGCGCCGACCTGGTGGTGCTGCAACATCCGATGCAGTGGTACAGCTTCCCGCCGTTGTTGAAGCTGTGGATCGACAAAGTGCTGGAGCACGGTTGGGCCTACGGCCACGACGGCAATGCGCTGGTGGGTAAAGACTGCCTGTGGGCGGTGACCAGCGGCGGCGACGAGCACCACTTCGAGCTGGGCGATTTCCCCAACTTCGCCGCGCTGGCGCAGCCGCTGCAGGCCACGGCGATCTATTGCGGCATGACCTGGCTGCCTTATTTCGCCGTGCACAATACCTTTACCTGCAACGAGCCGGCGCTGCTCGCCGCCGGCGAAGCCTACCGCCAGCGGCTGGTCGACTATCTGATGGAACATGCCGAAGCGGAAACCCGGGAGGCCAGCCATGGATAA
- the kefC gene encoding glutathione-regulated potassium-efflux system protein KefC, with the protein MDNHHMMIEGLIYLGSAALFVPIAVRLGLGSVLGYLIAGCIIGPWGLKLVSDAESILTFAEIGVVLMLFIIGLELDPKRLWTLRASVFGGGSIQMVGCGLALSAFCYFLGLNWKVALLIGLTLALSSTAIAMQAMSERNLTPSPIGRSAFAVLLFQDIAAIPLVAMIPLLASSGATTTLGAFMLSAAKVVGALTMVVLLGRYVTRPLLHFVARSGMREVFSAVALFLVFGFGILLEMAGLSMAMGAFLAGVLLASSEYRHALESDIQPFKGLLLGLFFIGVGMSIDFGTLFHHPLLIASLLLGFMLIKAALLWLIGPLLGVPKRQRGLFAILLGQGSEFAFVIFSAAQLAGVLPVEWAKSLTLAVALSMAATPLLLVIAAQLEKNAPKEDRPADVIDDENASVIIAGFGRFGQIAGRLLLANGVHTVVLDHDPDHIETLRKFDTKVFYGDATRADLLEAAGAAHAKVLINAIDDVEDSLALTELARQHFPHLKVVARARDVDHWYQLRQLGVEKPERETFESSLRVGRETLELLGLDAYEAREKADTFRRYNLKMLEDTLDNYQDTEFRIASLQRAKEMLSAAIEQDQNRLARVQQTGWRGSIDGKAPEDEVVEAKG; encoded by the coding sequence ATGGATAATCACCACATGATGATCGAGGGGCTGATCTATCTCGGCTCCGCGGCGCTGTTTGTGCCGATCGCGGTGCGCTTGGGACTGGGTTCGGTGCTCGGTTACCTGATCGCCGGCTGCATCATTGGCCCCTGGGGGCTGAAGCTGGTGTCGGATGCCGAGTCGATCCTGACCTTCGCCGAGATCGGCGTGGTGCTGATGTTGTTTATCATCGGCCTGGAGCTGGATCCCAAACGGCTGTGGACGCTGCGCGCCTCTGTGTTCGGCGGCGGCAGCATTCAGATGGTGGGCTGCGGCCTGGCGCTGAGCGCCTTCTGTTACTTCCTTGGCCTTAACTGGAAGGTGGCGTTGCTGATTGGCCTGACGCTGGCGCTCTCATCCACCGCCATCGCCATGCAGGCGATGAGCGAACGCAATCTGACGCCGTCGCCGATCGGCCGCAGCGCGTTTGCGGTGCTGCTGTTCCAGGATATCGCGGCGATCCCGCTGGTGGCGATGATCCCGCTGTTGGCCAGCAGCGGCGCCACCACCACGCTGGGCGCTTTCATGCTGTCGGCGGCCAAGGTGGTGGGCGCGTTGACGATGGTGGTGTTGCTTGGCCGCTACGTCACCCGTCCGCTGCTGCACTTCGTCGCCCGTTCGGGCATGCGCGAAGTGTTCAGCGCCGTGGCGTTGTTCCTGGTGTTCGGCTTCGGCATCCTGCTGGAGATGGCCGGGCTGTCGATGGCGATGGGGGCGTTCCTCGCCGGGGTGCTGTTGGCGAGCTCTGAATACCGCCACGCGCTGGAGAGCGATATTCAGCCGTTCAAGGGACTGCTGCTGGGGCTGTTCTTCATCGGCGTCGGCATGTCGATCGACTTCGGCACGCTGTTCCATCATCCGTTGCTGATCGCCTCGCTGCTGCTGGGCTTTATGCTGATCAAGGCGGCGTTGCTGTGGCTGATTGGGCCGCTGCTCGGCGTGCCGAAGCGCCAGCGCGGCCTGTTCGCCATTCTGCTGGGGCAGGGCAGTGAGTTCGCCTTCGTGATCTTCAGCGCCGCGCAGCTGGCCGGCGTCTTGCCGGTTGAATGGGCCAAGTCGCTGACGCTGGCGGTGGCGCTGTCGATGGCGGCCACGCCGCTGCTGTTGGTGATCGCCGCGCAGCTGGAAAAAAATGCGCCGAAAGAGGATCGCCCGGCTGACGTCATTGATGACGAGAACGCCAGCGTGATCATCGCCGGCTTCGGCCGTTTCGGCCAGATCGCCGGTCGTTTACTGTTGGCCAACGGCGTGCACACCGTGGTATTGGATCACGATCCGGACCATATCGAAACGCTGCGTAAATTCGACACCAAGGTGTTCTACGGCGACGCCACGCGCGCCGATCTGCTGGAGGCCGCCGGCGCCGCTCACGCCAAGGTGCTGATCAACGCCATCGACGATGTGGAGGACAGCCTGGCGTTAACCGAGCTGGCCAGACAGCACTTCCCGCATCTTAAGGTGGTGGCGCGGGCGCGCGACGTCGATCACTGGTATCAGCTGCGGCAACTGGGGGTGGAAAAACCGGAGCGCGAAACCTTTGAAAGCTCGCTGCGCGTCGGCCGTGAAACCCTGGAGTTGCTGGGGCTGGACGCCTATGAGGCGCGCGAGAAAGCGGACACGTTCCGTCGCTACAACCTGAAGATGCTGGAAGACACGCTGGATAATTATCAGGATACCGAGTTCCGTATCGCCAGCCTGCAGCGGGCCAAGGAGATGCTCAGCGCGGCCATCGAGCAGGATCAGAATCGGTTGGCGCGGGTGCAGCAGACCGGCTGGCGCGGCAGCATCGACGGCAAGGCGCCGGAGGATGAAGTGGTGGAAGCCAAAGGATAA
- the carA gene encoding glutamine-hydrolyzing carbamoyl-phosphate synthase small subunit — MIKSALLVLEDGTQFHGRAIGAEGTAVGEVVFNTSMTGYQEILTDPSYSRQIVTLTYPHIGNVGTNASDEESSAVHAQGLVIRDLPLIASNYRNEESLSDYLKRHNIVAIADIDTRKLTRLLREKGAQNGCIIAADSPDAALALAKAQGFPGLKGMDLAKEVTTQEAYSWQQGSWTLEGDLPEAKTAAELPFHVVAYDYGAKRNILRMLVDRGCRLTVVPAQTPADDVLKMNPDGIFLSNGPGDPEPCDYAITAIKQFLETDIPVFGICLGHQLLALASGAKTMKMKLGHHGGNHPVKDLDNNTVMITAQNHGFAVDENNLPANLRVTHKSLFDHTVQGIHRTDKAAFSFQGHPEASPGPHDAAPLFDHFIELIETYRSNAK; from the coding sequence TTGATAAAGTCAGCGCTATTGGTTCTGGAAGACGGAACCCAATTCCACGGTCGGGCCATCGGGGCAGAGGGAACGGCAGTGGGGGAAGTGGTCTTCAATACGTCGATGACCGGTTATCAAGAAATCCTCACTGATCCTTCCTATTCCCGCCAGATCGTTACTCTTACTTATCCTCATATCGGCAATGTCGGCACCAATGCTTCCGACGAAGAATCCTCCGCAGTACACGCCCAAGGCCTCGTCATTCGCGACCTCCCGCTGATCGCCAGCAACTACCGCAACGAAGAAAGCCTGTCCGACTACCTCAAGCGTCACAACATCGTGGCGATCGCCGATATCGATACCCGCAAATTGACCCGCCTGCTGCGCGAGAAGGGCGCCCAGAACGGCTGCATCATCGCCGCCGATTCGCCGGACGCCGCGCTGGCCCTGGCCAAGGCGCAAGGTTTCCCGGGGTTGAAGGGCATGGATCTGGCGAAAGAGGTCACCACCCAAGAGGCCTACAGCTGGCAGCAAGGCAGCTGGACGCTTGAAGGCGACCTGCCCGAAGCCAAAACCGCCGCGGAACTGCCATTCCACGTGGTGGCTTACGACTACGGCGCCAAGCGCAACATCCTGCGCATGCTGGTGGATCGCGGCTGCCGCCTGACCGTGGTGCCGGCGCAGACCCCGGCCGACGACGTGCTGAAAATGAATCCGGACGGCATCTTCCTGTCCAACGGCCCGGGCGACCCGGAGCCGTGCGACTACGCCATCACCGCCATCAAACAGTTCCTGGAAACCGACATTCCGGTGTTCGGCATCTGCCTGGGCCATCAGCTGCTGGCGCTGGCCAGCGGGGCGAAAACCATGAAGATGAAGCTCGGCCACCACGGCGGCAACCACCCGGTGAAGGATTTGGACAACAACACCGTGATGATCACCGCGCAGAACCACGGCTTTGCGGTAGATGAAAACAACCTGCCGGCGAACCTGCGCGTGACGCACAAATCGCTGTTCGACCATACGGTGCAGGGCATTCACCGCACCGACAAGGCGGCGTTCAGCTTCCAGGGCCACCCGGAAGCCAGCCCAGGCCCGCACGACGCTGCGCCGCTGTTCGATCACTTTATCGAACTGATTGAGACTTACCGTTCTAACGCCAAATAA
- a CDS encoding LysE family translocator, whose protein sequence is MLETSLFVAGIAALGMLSPGPDFFLVIKNAARYPRLAAMMTAFGVICGVATHMSYCVAGLAVVITTTPWLFNLLKYAGAVYLVWIGIQALLSRGGGKMNVSNLPQQRVSLKSAFLQGYLCNLLNPKATLFFLAVFTQVLQIDSGLGDKLWYAGIILGLSVIWWPLLVFLIQSGPVRRGLEKTQKIVDKLLGGMLIALGIKVALS, encoded by the coding sequence ATGCTTGAAACTTCGTTGTTCGTCGCCGGCATTGCCGCCCTCGGCATGCTCTCCCCCGGCCCGGATTTTTTCCTGGTGATCAAAAACGCCGCCCGCTACCCGCGGCTGGCCGCCATGATGACCGCCTTCGGCGTGATCTGCGGCGTCGCCACCCACATGTCCTACTGCGTCGCCGGGCTGGCGGTGGTGATCACCACCACGCCGTGGCTGTTCAACCTGCTGAAATACGCCGGGGCGGTCTATCTGGTGTGGATCGGCATCCAGGCGCTGCTGTCGCGCGGCGGCGGAAAAATGAACGTCAGCAATCTGCCGCAACAGCGGGTCAGCTTGAAGAGCGCCTTTTTGCAAGGCTACCTGTGCAACCTGCTGAACCCGAAAGCCACCCTGTTCTTCCTGGCGGTCTTCACCCAGGTGCTGCAGATCGATTCCGGTCTGGGGGACAAGCTGTGGTACGCGGGGATTATTCTCGGCCTGTCGGTCATCTGGTGGCCGCTGCTGGTGTTCCTGATCCAGAGCGGGCCGGTGCGCCGCGGGCTGGAAAAGACGCAGAAGATCGTCGACAAATTGCTGGGCGGCATGTTGATCGCCTTAGGCATCAAGGTCGCGCTGAGCTAA
- the folA gene encoding type 3 dihydrofolate reductase, translated as MIISLIAALAADRVIGMENAMPWHLPADLAWFKRNTLNKPVIMGRKTFESIGRPLPGRHNIVLSSRPGSEAGVTWVTSLDEALAAAGDVEEVMVIGGGRIYTQLLPRADRLYLTHIDAEVGGDTHFPDYEPDEWETTFSEFHDADNLNSHSYCFEILQRR; from the coding sequence ATGATTATCAGCCTGATCGCTGCCTTGGCGGCGGATCGCGTTATTGGCATGGAAAACGCCATGCCGTGGCACCTGCCGGCGGACCTTGCGTGGTTTAAACGCAACACGTTGAATAAGCCGGTTATTATGGGCCGCAAGACCTTCGAGTCCATCGGCCGCCCGCTGCCGGGCCGCCACAATATCGTTTTGAGCAGCCGCCCGGGCAGCGAAGCCGGGGTGACCTGGGTAACCTCGCTGGATGAGGCGCTGGCCGCCGCGGGCGACGTGGAGGAAGTGATGGTGATCGGCGGTGGGCGTATCTATACCCAGCTGCTGCCGCGCGCCGACCGTCTGTACCTGACACACATCGACGCCGAAGTCGGCGGCGATACCCACTTCCCGGATTACGAGCCGGACGAGTGGGAAACCACGTTCAGCGAATTCCACGACGCCGACAATCTGAACTCGCACAGCTACTGTTTCGAAATCCTGCAGCGCCGCTGA
- the carB gene encoding carbamoyl-phosphate synthase large subunit translates to MPKRTDIKSILILGAGPIVIGQACEFDYSGAQACKALREEGYRVILVNSNPATIMTDPEMADATYIEPIHWEVVRKIIEKERPDAVLPTMGGQTALNCALELERQGVLAEFGVTMIGATADAIDKAEDRRRFDVAMKKIGLDTARSGIAHTMEEALAVAADVGFPCIIRPSFTMGGTGGGIAYNREEFEEICERGLDLSPTNELLIDESLIGWKEYEMEVVRDKNDNCIIVCSIENFDAMGIHTGDSITVAPAQTLTDKEYQIMRNASMAVLREIGVETGGSNVQFSVNPKTGRLIVIEMNPRVSRSSALASKATGFPIAKIAAKLAVGYTLDELMNDITGGRTPASFEPSIDYVVTKIPRFNFEKFSGANDRLTTQMKSVGEVMAIGRTQQESLQKALRGLEVGATGFDPKVSLDDPEALTKIRRELKDAGSDRIWYIADAFRAGLSVDGVFNLTNVDRWFLVQIEELVRLEEQVAEAGINGLNKDFLRTLKRKGFADARLAKLAGVAESEIRKLRHSYGLHPVYKRVDTCAAEFATDTAYMYSTYEEECESNPTNDRPKVMVLGGGPNRIGQGIEFDYCCVHASLALREDGYETIMVNCNPETVSTDYDTSDRLYFEPVTLEDVLEIVRIEKPKGVIVQYGGQTPLKLARELEAAGVPVIGTSPDAIDRAEDRERFQQAVNRLGLKQPANATVTAIEQAVEKAAAIGYPLVVRPSYVLGGRAMEIVYDETDLRRYFQTAVSVSNDAPVLLDRFLDDAVEVDVDAICDGERVLIGGIMEHIEQAGVHSGDSACSLPAYTLSQEIQDVMRRQVEKLAFELQVRGLMNVQFAVKDNEVYLIEVNPRAARTVPFVSKATGVPLAKVAARVMAGKTLVEQGVTEEIIPPYYSVKEVVLPFNKFPGVDPILGPEMRSTGEVMGVGRTFAEAFSKAMLGSNSGMKKQGRALLSVREGDKARVVDLAASLLKQGFELDATHGTAVVLGEAGINPRLVNKVHEGRPHIQDRIKNGEYTYIVNTTAGRQAIEDSKLIRRSALQYKVHYDTTLNGGFATAMALKADPTEQVTSVQEMHARIGK, encoded by the coding sequence ATGCCAAAACGTACAGACATAAAAAGCATCCTGATCCTCGGCGCGGGTCCGATCGTTATCGGCCAGGCGTGTGAGTTCGACTACTCGGGCGCCCAGGCGTGTAAAGCGCTGCGCGAAGAGGGTTACCGCGTCATTCTGGTCAACTCCAACCCGGCGACCATCATGACCGACCCGGAGATGGCCGACGCGACCTATATTGAGCCGATCCACTGGGAAGTGGTGCGCAAGATCATCGAAAAAGAGCGCCCGGATGCGGTGCTGCCGACCATGGGCGGCCAGACGGCGCTGAACTGCGCGCTGGAGCTGGAGCGCCAGGGCGTGCTGGCCGAGTTCGGCGTTACCATGATCGGCGCCACCGCCGATGCGATTGACAAGGCCGAAGACCGTCGCCGTTTCGATGTGGCGATGAAGAAAATCGGTCTGGATACCGCGCGTTCCGGCATCGCGCACACCATGGAAGAAGCGCTGGCGGTAGCCGCTGACGTCGGCTTCCCGTGCATCATCCGCCCTTCCTTTACCATGGGCGGCACCGGCGGCGGCATCGCCTACAACCGCGAAGAGTTCGAAGAGATCTGCGAACGCGGTCTGGACCTGTCGCCGACCAACGAGCTGCTGATCGATGAATCGCTGATCGGTTGGAAAGAATACGAGATGGAAGTGGTGCGTGATAAGAACGACAACTGCATCATCGTCTGCTCCATCGAAAACTTCGACGCTATGGGCATCCACACCGGCGACTCGATCACCGTCGCGCCGGCCCAGACCCTGACCGACAAGGAATACCAAATCATGCGCAACGCCTCGATGGCGGTGCTGCGTGAGATCGGCGTCGAAACCGGCGGCTCCAACGTGCAGTTCTCGGTCAACCCGAAAACCGGCCGCCTGATCGTTATCGAAATGAACCCGCGCGTGTCGCGCTCTTCGGCGCTGGCGTCGAAAGCCACCGGCTTCCCAATTGCCAAGATCGCCGCCAAGCTGGCGGTGGGCTATACCCTCGATGAGTTGATGAACGACATCACCGGCGGCCGCACCCCGGCGTCGTTCGAACCGTCCATCGACTATGTCGTAACCAAGATCCCGCGCTTCAACTTCGAGAAGTTCTCCGGCGCCAACGATCGCCTGACCACCCAGATGAAGTCGGTCGGCGAAGTGATGGCCATCGGCCGCACCCAGCAGGAATCGCTGCAGAAAGCGCTGCGCGGTCTGGAAGTGGGCGCCACCGGCTTCGATCCGAAAGTGAGCCTGGACGATCCGGAAGCGCTGACCAAAATCCGCCGCGAGCTGAAAGACGCCGGTTCCGACCGCATTTGGTACATCGCCGACGCCTTCCGCGCCGGTTTGTCGGTTGACGGCGTTTTCAACCTGACCAACGTCGACCGTTGGTTCCTGGTGCAGATTGAAGAGCTGGTGCGCCTGGAAGAGCAGGTGGCCGAGGCGGGCATCAACGGCCTGAACAAAGACTTCCTGCGCACGTTGAAGCGCAAAGGCTTCGCCGATGCGCGTCTGGCCAAGCTGGCCGGCGTCGCCGAGAGCGAAATTCGCAAGCTGCGCCACAGCTACGGCCTGCATCCGGTATACAAGCGCGTGGATACCTGCGCGGCGGAATTCGCCACCGACACCGCCTACATGTACTCCACCTATGAAGAAGAGTGCGAGTCCAACCCGACCAACGACCGGCCGAAAGTGATGGTGCTGGGCGGCGGGCCGAACCGTATCGGCCAGGGCATTGAGTTTGACTACTGCTGCGTGCACGCTTCGCTGGCGCTGCGTGAAGACGGCTACGAGACCATCATGGTCAACTGTAACCCGGAAACCGTCTCCACCGACTACGACACCTCAGACCGCCTGTACTTTGAGCCGGTAACGCTGGAAGACGTGCTGGAAATCGTGCGCATCGAGAAGCCGAAAGGCGTGATCGTGCAGTATGGCGGCCAGACTCCGCTGAAGCTGGCGCGCGAGCTGGAAGCCGCAGGCGTGCCGGTTATCGGCACCAGTCCGGACGCCATCGACCGCGCCGAAGACCGCGAGCGCTTCCAGCAGGCGGTCAACCGTCTGGGCCTGAAGCAACCGGCCAACGCCACCGTCACCGCCATCGAACAGGCGGTGGAGAAGGCGGCGGCCATCGGCTATCCGCTGGTGGTGCGTCCTTCCTACGTGTTGGGCGGCCGGGCGATGGAAATCGTCTACGACGAAACCGACCTGCGCCGCTACTTCCAGACTGCGGTCAGCGTATCCAACGATGCGCCGGTGCTGCTCGATCGCTTCCTGGACGACGCGGTGGAAGTGGACGTTGATGCCATCTGCGACGGCGAGCGCGTGCTGATTGGCGGCATCATGGAGCACATCGAGCAGGCGGGCGTGCACTCCGGCGACTCCGCGTGTTCGCTGCCGGCGTACACCCTGAGCCAGGAAATTCAGGACGTGATGCGTCGTCAGGTGGAAAAACTGGCGTTCGAGCTGCAGGTGCGCGGCCTGATGAACGTGCAGTTCGCGGTGAAAGACAACGAAGTCTACCTGATTGAAGTCAACCCGCGCGCCGCGCGTACCGTGCCGTTCGTGTCCAAAGCGACCGGCGTGCCGCTGGCCAAAGTGGCCGCGCGCGTGATGGCGGGCAAAACGCTGGTTGAGCAGGGCGTGACCGAAGAAATTATCCCGCCGTACTATTCGGTGAAAGAAGTGGTGCTGCCGTTCAACAAATTCCCGGGCGTCGACCCGATTCTGGGGCCGGAAATGCGCTCTACCGGGGAAGTGATGGGCGTGGGCCGCACCTTCGCGGAAGCCTTCTCCAAAGCGATGTTGGGCAGCAACTCGGGCATGAAGAAACAGGGCCGCGCGCTGCTGTCGGTGCGCGAAGGCGATAAAGCCCGCGTGGTCGATTTGGCCGCCAGCCTGCTGAAGCAGGGCTTCGAGCTGGACGCCACCCACGGCACCGCGGTGGTGCTGGGCGAAGCGGGCATCAACCCGCGCCTGGTCAACAAGGTGCACGAAGGGCGTCCGCACATTCAGGACCGTATCAAGAACGGCGAGTACACCTACATCGTCAACACCACGGCAGGCCGCCAGGCGATTGAGGACTCCAAGCTGATTCGCCGCAGCGCCCTGCAGTACAAGGTGCACTACGACACCACGCTGAACGGCGGCTTCGCCACCGCGATGGCGCTGAAAGCGGATCCGACCGAGCAGGTGACGTCGGTGCAGGAAATGCACGCGCGCATCGGCAAGTAA